GGAGGCGACCCCGGCGTCCTCGGCGGCCACACCGCTGGTGGCCAGGCTCATGCCGGGCGCCATGACCAGGCCGATGCCGAGACCGGTGACCACTACGGCGGGCAGGACATCGGCGGCGTACGTGCTGTCCAGGCCGAGACGGGTCAGCCAGATCAGGCCGACGGCTCCCAGGGCCATGCCGAGCGGGACGACGGTCTTCGGCCCGATGCGCGGGATCAGGACGCTCGTGGACAGGGTGGCGGCCACCATCAGGGCACCGACCATCGGAAGGAAGGCCAGCCCGGTCTCGACCGGGGAGAGACCGAGGTAGAGCTGGAGGTAGTAGGTGAGGAAGAGGAACACACCGAACATTCCGGCGGCGGAGACGAGCATCGCCGCGAAGGACGCGCCGCGGTTGCGGTCCAGCAGTACGCGCAGCGGCAGCAGCGGATGCGCGGCCCTCGTCTGCCACCAGGTGAAGGCAGCCAGCAGTACGGCACCGGCGGCGAGGAAGCCCCAGGAGCGCGGCGAGCCCCAGTCGTGCGACTCAGCCATGGAGAAGCCGTAGACGAGGGCGAAGAGGCCGGTGGTGACCAGGACCGTGCCGGGGATGTCGAGCTTGGCGCCGGGCTCACGGCCGGTGCGCCGGAGCAGCAGCCAGCCGCCGACGAGCGGGACGGCCGCCAGGGCGACGTTGACGTAGAGGGTCCAGCGCCAGTCGGCGTACTCGGTGAGGACGCCGCCCAGCAGCAGGCCGACGGCCGCGCCGGAACCGGCGATCGCGCCGAAGATCCCGAACGCCTTGGCGCGCTCCTTGGCGTCGGTGAACGTGGTGGTCAGCAGGGAGAGCGCGGCGGGCGCGAGCAGCGCGCCGAAGACGCCCTGAAGGGCGCGGCCCGTGACCAGGACCTCGAAGTTGGTGGCCGCGCCGGCCACGGCCGAGGCGGCCGCGAATCCCCCCACGCCCGTCAGGAAGGCGAGCTTGCGGCCGAAGAGGTCGGCGATCCGGCCGCCGAGCAGCAGCAGGCTGCCGAAGGCCAGGGAGTAGGCGGTGACTATCCAGGTCCGGTCGCCGTCGGAGAAGCCGAGGTCGGCCTGGGCGGACGGCAGGGCGATGTTCACGATCGTCGCGTCCAGCGTGACCATCAGCTGGGCGAGCCCGATCAGGGCGAGGACCCACCACCGGTGGCTTGCCCCGGCCTGTTCGGGCCGGGCGCCGGTCTTCTTGCTGAGCGACGCCGAGTCCGGCGACGCGGCTGTCTGGGGCATGGGACTCACTCCGGTTCAAGGCTGCTCGGGACCGCTCCGCACGCTTCCAGGAACGAAACGGTTTCGTACCGATAGGCTAGACGCCCCGCCATCGAAACGCAAACGTTTCGCTGAGGGCACCGAACCGGCCCGGACGTCCCGGCGGTCACGCACCGGGGCCCGGCCACCGCCGAAGCGGTGACCGGGCCCCGGTCTGCTGGTCACCGGACGGTCAGTCCGCCCACCACACCGTCGTGTCGGCCGGCACCTCGGCCGTCTCGCCCGCGACCCGCACCTCGCCGTTGGCGAGCAGGACGCGGCCGTACGCCGGGACCGTCACCGGCTCCCCCGTCGTGTTGGCCACGCACACGAAGTCGCCGCGGCGGAAGGACAGGACGCCCTCGGGGGACGTCAGCCACTCCACCGCGTCGCCCGCGCCCAGGTCCGGGTGGGCGCGGCGGGCGGCCAGGGCCGTGCGGTAGAGGGTGAGGGTGGAGTCGGGGGCGCCCGTCTGGGCCTCGACGCTCAGCTCGGCCCAGTCCGCCGGCTGCGGGAGCCAGCTGCCGCCGTCGCCGAAGCCGTACGAGGAGCCCGTGCGGGTCCACGGGATCGGCACCCGGCAGCCGTCGCGGAAGCCGTCCTGGCCGGCGCCGCGGAAGTACGCCGGGTCCTGGCGCACCTCGTCGGGCAGGTCGGTGACGTCCGGCAGGCCCAGCTCCTCACCCTGGTAGACGTATGCCGAGCCGGGCAGCGCCAGCATGAGGAGAGTGGCGGCGCGGGCGCGGCGCAGGCCCAGTGCGCGGTCGCCGGGCAGGCGGATCTGCGTGCCGAGGCCCGCCGGGTTGGCGAACCGCGTGGTGTGCCGGGTGACGTCGTGGTTGGACAGCACCCAGGTGGCGGGAGCGCCGACGGGACGCATCGAGTCGAGCGTGCGGTCGATGACCTCACGCAGCTCGGCGGCGTCCCAATGGGTGCTCAGGTACTGGAAGTTGAACGCCTGGTGCAGCTCGTCGGGGCGCACGTAATTGGCCGTGCGCTCGATGGTGGGCGTCCACGCCTCGGCGACGAAGATGCGGTGGCCCGCGTACTCGTCGAGGATGGTGCGCCACTGCCGGTAGATGGCGTGCACGCCGTCCTGGTCGAAGAACGGCATGACATCGTTGCCCAGCAGTTTTACCTGGTCGTGGGCGCCGAGGTCGGGCAGTCCGGCGGCCTTGACCAGGCCGTGGGCGACGTCGATGCGGAAGCCGTCGACGCCCATGTCCAGCCAGAAGCGGAGGACGGAGCGGAACTCGTCGCCGACGGCCGGGTGCTCCCAGTTGAAGTCGGGCTGCTCGGGCGCGAACAGGTGCAGGTACCACTCGCCGGGCCGGCCGTCGGGTTCGGTGACCCGGGTCCAGGCGGGGCCGCCGAAGATGGACTCCCAGTCGTTGGGCGGGAGTTCGCCGTGCTTTCCCTTCCCGGGGCGGAAGTGGTAGCGGTCGCGCAGCGCGGAGCCGGGGCCCTCGGCGAGCGCCCGCTTGAACCATTCGTGCTGGTCGGAGGAGTGGTTGGGGACGATGTCGACGATGATCCGCAGCCCCAGTTCATGGGCGTCGCGGATCAGCGCGTCGGCGTCGAGGAGGTTGCCGAACATGGGGTCGACGGCGCGGTAGTCGGCCACGTCGTAGCCGGCGTCGGCCTGCGGGGAGGCGTAGAACGGGCTGAGCCACACGGCGTCCACGCCGAGGTCCCGCAGATACGGCAGCCGGGTGCGGATGCCCTCCAGGTCGCCCATGCCGTCGCCGTTGCTGTCGGCGAAGCTGCGCGGGTACACCTGGTAGATCACCGCGTCCCGCCACCAGTCGGGGCGGTCGGCGGGGACGGCGGTGACGGCTTCGGGGACGGTGGCCGGGGCGAGGGGGGCCGGCTGCGCGGCCGGGGCGGTTTCGGCGGAGTGCTGGGTCATGGCGTCCTTGGGGCGTCGTGGAGTTCTAAGTGCGGGGCGGGCGGGGCGCGGGCAAGGGTGCCCGGCGGTGGATGGGCCGGGCACCCCTCGTCGGCGCGAGGAGGGCGTCAGCCCTTCGTGCCGCCCGCCGTGAGCCCGGTGACCAGGTTCTTCTGGACCAGGTAGAAGAAGACCGAGACGGGTATCGCGATCAGCACCGCGGTGGCGGCCATCAGGTTGCGCTGGGCGTCGTGCTCGCTGACGAAGCTCTGCAGGCCGACGGCGAAGGTGTACTTGTCGTCGCTCAGCATGAACGTGGAGGCGAAGGCGACCTCGCCGAACGCGGTGAGGAAGGAGTAGAACGCGGCGACGGCGAGCCCGGGCCGGGCCAGCGGCAGGATCAGCCGCAGGAACGTGCCGAACGGGGTGAGCCCGTCGACGCGGCCGGCCTCGTCGATCTCGAAGGGGATGGTGTCGAAGTACCCCTTGAGCAGCCAGGCGCAGTACGGCACGGTCGTCGTGCTGTTGATCAGGATGAGCCCGAGGTAGGTGTCGATGAGTCCCAGGTCCGACATGATCTGGTACATCGGCACGATGAGGACGGCGATCGGGAACATCTGGGTGAGCAGCAGCAGCCACATGAACTTCTTGTAGCCGGGGAAGCGCATGCGGGAGACCGCGTAACCGGTGGTGGCGGCGATGACCACTCCGATGACGGTGGTGCCGGCCACGACGACGAGGGTGCTCTTGAGCCAGTCGAAGAAGCTCGTGTGCTCCAGGACGAACGTGTAGTTGTCCAGCGTCATCGTGTGCCAGATGCGGCCGGGGTGCAGATAGTCGTCCTTGCCGGGGCCGAGCGAGAGGAAGAGCAGCCAGGCGACCGGGAAGAACGCGATCAGGCTTGCGGTGATCAGCACGCCGTGGGAGGCGAGGGTGGCGAGCGGTCCGCGTTCGCCGCGCCGGCGCACCCGGCGCCGGGTGGTGTCGGCGGCGGGCCGGCCGGTGACCGGGGCGGAGGTCTCTGCGGTGGTCGTACTCATGGGAGCTCCTGCCTCAGATCGCGAGCTGCTGGTCGTTGCGGTTCAGCCAGCGGCGGTAGAAGGAGGTGAAGACGACGAGGATGGCCAGCAGCAGGATGCCGTAGGAGGCGGACTGCGCGAAGTCACGCGGCTGCTGCCCGAAGCCCAATTGGTAGGCCCAGGTGACGAGGATCTGCGCGTCCGGCGCGGTGTTGCCGAACAGCAGGAAGATGATCGCGAACTGGTTGAACGTCCAGATGATGCCGAGCAGGACGACGGTGGAGCTGACCGACCTGAGCCCCGGCAGGGTGACGTAGCGGAACCGCTGCCAGGCGCTGGCGCCGTCCATCTCGGCGGCCTCGTACAGGGTGGTGTCGATGGACTGCAGTCCGCCGAGCAGCGAGAGCATCATGAACGGCACGCCGCACCAGGTGTTGACCATGATGGCGGCGAACCGCTGCCAGAAGGTGTCCTCCAGCCACAGCGGGCTCGGCAGGTGCAGGGCGTCCAGGGCGGCGTTGATGATGCCGCCGTCGGCGAGCATGAACCGCCAGCCGAACACGGTGACGAACGTGGGCACGGCCCAGGGCAGCACGAGGACGAGCCGGTAGAAGGTGCGGCCGCGCAGCTTCTGGTTGAGCAGCAGCGCGAGGCCGAGACCGATGCCGTAGTGCAGGGCGACGCAGAGGGCCGTCCAGAGCACCGTCCACAGGAAGTGCGACCAGAAGCGGTCGTACGCCGTCGGGCCGAACAGGATGTCCTGGTAGTTGTCGAGGCCGATGAACTTGTAGGTGGCGTCGATGTGGTTGACGCCGATCGTGCGCGCGGTGTTGAGGCTGTTGGCGTCGGTGAGGGTGAGGTAGAGGCCGTACACCAGCGGGTACAGCACGAGCACGCCGAGGACGACCGCCACGGGGGCGATCATCGCGTAGGCGTACCAGTGCTTCTGGTACGCCCGCCGCAGGCGCCCGGTGCGGCCGGGCCGCGGCGCGCGGTCACCGTGGCGCTTGCCGGTCGCGCGGTCGATGGCGACTGTCATGGTTCGACACCTTCTGGAAAGTTCTGCGGTACGACGGAATGTGCGGCCGAAGCGGAGGTGGTGCGGCCGCCGGGCCCCTCCCCCGGTGCGGGGGCCCGGCGGCCGGCGGGGCTCACTTGCTGAAGTCGGGGACCAGCTTGGTGAAGGCGAGTTCCGCGTTGCTCAGCCCCTTGTCCAGGGACTCCTTGCCGCCGGCGATCTTGGGCAGTTCGGTGTCGAGCGGGGTCCACAGGGAGCTGTACTCCGGCAGCGCCGGGCGCGGCTGGGCGGCGGGCAGCACCTTCTGGTAGCCGGCGATGCCGGGGTCGGCCTTGACCTTGTCGGTGTAGGCGTCGTCGCGGGTGGGCAGCGTGGAGTTCTTCAGGGCGATGGTCTCCTGGGACTTCGCCGAGGTCATGAAGTTGACGAACTTCAGCGCGGCCGCCTGGCGCGCCTTGTCGGAGCCGGCGTAGACGGAGAGGTTGTGGCCGCCGGTCGGGGCGCCCGCCTTGCCGGTGGAGCCGGCCGGGACGGTGGCGATGCCCAGGTTGCTCTTGTCCTTGAAGGCGCTGCCCTTGTAGAAGTTGGTGATCTCCCAGGGGCCCTGGATGATCGCGGCGACCTTGCCGCTGACGAACGCGTCCTGGATGTGGGCGTAGGCGTCGGCGGTGGTGTCGGCCTTGTGCAGGCCCTTGCCGGAGAAGAGGCTCAGCCAGGTGCCGTACGCCTTCTTGGCGGCGGGCGAGTCGACGGTGATCTTCTTGGCGGCGGCGTCGACGGTGTCGGTGCCCTCGCCGTAGAGGAACGGCTGGCCGTAGTAGCCGGCGGTGGAGCCCCAGTAGCCGTCGACGCCCGCCTTGTCCTTGATCTTCGCGGCGTCGGCCTTCAGCTCGTCCCAGGTGGTGGGGGCCTCGGTGATGCCGGCCTTCTTGAACAGGGCCTTGTTGTAGACGAGCGCGAGGGTGTCGGTGACCAGCGGGACGCCGTACGTCTTGCCCTGGTACTGGGCCTGCTTGATCAGGCTGGCCTGGAACTTGGACTGGTCGGCGAGGGCCTCGGTGCCGTCCAGCGGCAGGAAGTAGCTCTTCTTGGCGAAGGCGGGGGTCCAGCCGACCTCGGAGCGCAGCACGTCGGGGGCGCCCTTGGAGCCGGCGGCGGTGTCGAACTTGTTCTGCGCCTGGTCGAAGGGGACGTTGACGTACTTGACCGTGATGTCCTTGTGGGCGGCCTCGAACTCCTTGACGAGGGCCTTGTACGTCGGTGCCTCGTTGGTGGCGTTGGAGGTGTCCCACCAGGTGATCGTGACCGGGCCGTCGGCCTTGCCGCTGTCGCTGTCGCTTCCGCCGCAGGCCGTCGCCGCGAGGGCGAGGGACGCCACCAGCGCGGTGGCCGCTATGCCACGCCGCATGAGTTCTCCTTGAGGGGTGAGTGCCCTTGAGGGCCAGGGAGGACGGTCCCGCCCGCCGTCCCTGCCGCCGACCTCGCGGCCGGCACCTCGGCAAGGCCGCCGGGCGACGTGAACGTAACAGCGATGTAAGCGGCGCGAAAGACCTTGCAGCAAAAAAGTGCAAGAACTGGTGACAGTTACGGGTCCGTGATGTGCGGGCGGTTGCCTTGCGGTAGGGGGTTACCGGGGGTGCGGCAGGCCGGGGCGGGTTGTGCAAGTCTCTGCAAGCTCTTGCCGCGAGGGGGTCCGACGGGGGATCATCCGTTGCAGGCGGCGGCGGAAGGCCGCTGAAAGCGGGTCACCACCCGGACCCGACCCACCTACGCGGACACATACGCGTCACCTGCGCGCAGACGTACGCGGAACTCACGAGGGAGCGCGATGACGCAGCAGCCCGCCGCGGGCCGGTCGCCCGCCCGCACCCGGCGTGCGCCCGGTGCGCGAGGGGCGAGGGGGCCGGTACAGTCGCATCCCGTGACCACACGGCTTTCCGACATCGCAGCGCAGGCGGGGGTCAGCGAGGCGACCGTCAGCCGGGTCCTGAACGGCAAGCCGGGCGTCGCCGCGACGACCCGTCAGTCCGTCCTCGCCGCCCTCGACGTGCTCGGCTACGAGCGCCCCGTCCGGCTGCGGCAGCGCAGCGAGGGCCTGGTGGGGCTGATCACCCCGGAGCTGGAGAACCCCATCTTCCCGGCGCTCGCCCAGGTCATCGGCCAGGCGCTGACCCGGCAGGGCTACACCCCGGTGCTCGCCACGCAGACCCCCGGCGGCTCCACGGAGGACGAGCTCACCGAGATGCTGGTGGACCGCGGGGTCTCCGGCATCATCTACGTCTCCGGGCTGCACGCCGACACCACCGCCGACATGCAGCGCTACGAGCGGCTGCGGGCGCAGGGCGTGCCGTTCGTCCTGGTGGACGGCTTCTCGCCGAAGGTGCAGGCGCCGTTCATCTCCCCGGACGACCGGGCGGCCATGGCCCTGGCCGTGACCCACCTCGTCTCCCTCGGCCACACCCGGATCGGGCTGGCCCTCGGGCCGAAGCGGTTCGTGCCGGTGCAGCGCAAGATCGAGGGGTTCGTGCGGACGGTGCAGGACCTGCTCGGGCTGGCTCCGGACGTGATCGAGGAGGAGCTGGTCCAGCACTCCCTCTACACGCTGGAGGGCGGCCAGGCGGCGACCACCGCGCTGATCGACCGGAACTGTACGGCGGTGGTGTGCGCGAGCGACATGATGGCGCTCGGTGCGATACGGGCGGCCCGGCAGCGGGGGCTGCGGGTGCCGACGGACGTCTCGGTGGTCGGCTTCGACGACTCCCCGCTCATCGCGTTCACCGACCCGCCCCTCACGACGGTCCGCAAGCCGGTCCCGGCGATGGGCCAGGCGGCCGTCCGCACGCTGCTCGAGGAGATCGGCGGAACGCCGGCGCCCCACAGCGAGTTCGTCTTCATGCCGGAACTGGTGGTGCGGGGTTCGACGGCGTCGGCGGTGAAGACTCCGCCGCGCGCCTAGGGCGCGGGGCTGTGCCGACATGCGGCTCCGCCGCGTGGGCGCGAAACGGGGCGGAGCCCGTGCGGGGTCCAAGGGGCGGAGCCCCTTGAAGGGACGGGAAGGGCAGGGGCGGCGGGGGCGAGGAAAAGGCGCCGCACACCCTCACGCGTCGTAGAACAGCCTCTCCGCCACCGTCCGTGCCAACCGCGTCGTACGGCGGTAGTCGTCGAGCATGTCACCGACGTGACCGGGGCCGTACCCCAGATAGCGCCCCACCGCCGCCAACTCCCGCGCGTCGGAGGGGAACGTGTCCCCCGCCCGCCCCCGCACCAGCATCACCGCGTTCCGCACCCGCGTGGCCAGCACCCACGCCTCGTCCAACGTCGCCGCGTCCTCCGCCGACAGCAGCCCCGCCTCCCGCGCCGCCGTCAGCGCGGCCCGCGTCCGGGTGGTGCGCAGCTCCCCCACCTCGTACCCGTGCCGCAACTGCATCAACTGCACCGTCCACTCCACGTCGGACAGCCCACCCCGCCCGAGCTTCGTGTGCAGCGTCGGATCCGCGCCCCGCGGCAGCCGCTCCGCCTCCATCCGCGCCTTCAGCCGCCGGATCTCCCGTACCGCGTCCTCCCCGAGCCCGCCCCGCGGATACCGCAGCGGGTCGACGAGCTCCAGGAACCGCGCCCCCAGCTCCGCGTCCCCCGCCACCGGCTCCGCCCGCAGCAGCGCCTGTGCCTCCCACCCCAGCGACCACCGGCGGTAGTACGCGGCGTACGAGGTCAGCGTCCGCACCAGCGGCCCGGACTTCCCCTCGGGCCGCAGATCCGCGTCGACGAGCAACGGCGGGTCCGCGCTCGGCAGTTGCAGCAGCCGCCGCATCTCGGTGACGACGGCGTTCGCGGCCCGCCCCGCCTCCGTCTCATCGACGCCCTCGCGCGGCTCGTGCACGAAGAGGACGTCCGCGTCGGAGCCGTAGCCGAGTTCGTGGCCGCCGAAGCGGCCCATGCCGATGACGGCGAACCGGGTGGGCAGCGTGTCGCCCCACCGCTCGCGCACCACGGCCCGCAGGGTTCCGGCGAGCGTGGCGGCGGTGAGGTCGGAGATCGCGCCGCCGACGAGGTCGACCAGGGCGCCCTGGTCCGCCTCGACGGGCGTCTCCTCGGTGCCGTAGGAGCCGACGATGTCGGCGGCGGCGGTGCGGAACAGCTCGCGCCGGCGCACTCCGCGCGCGGCGGTGACCGCCTGCTCGGCGCCGTCGGCGCGCCCCACGGCGGCGACGATCTCCTGTTCGAGCTGGGCGCGGGAGCGCGGGGCGAGCCCGCTGCCCGCGCGCCGCCCGTCCCCGTCGCCGAGCAGCGCGACCGCCTCGGGCGCGCGCATCAGCAGGTCGGGCGCGAGCCGCCCGGCGGACAGGACGCGCGCGAGGTTCTCGGCGGCGGCGCCCTCGTCGCGCAGCAGCCGCAGGTACCAGGGGGTCTTGCCGAGCGCGTCGGACACCTTGCGGAAGCCCAGCAGCCCGGCGTCGGGGTCGGCCGAGTCGGCGAACCAGCCGAGCAGCACCGGCAGCAGGGTGCGCTGGATGGCGGCCTTGCGGGTGACCCCGGAGGCGAGCGCCTCCAGATGGCGCAGGGCGGCGGCGGGGTCGGCGTACCCCAGGGCGACGAGCCGCTCGCGGGCGGCGCCGGGGCTCAGCCGGGCCTCGCCGGGGGCGAGCTGGGCGACGGCGTCGAGCAGCGGCCGGTAGAACAGCTTCTCGTGCAGCCGCCGTACGACACCGGCGTGCCGTTTCCACTCGCGGGTGAGGGTGGCGACGGGGTCGGTGCGCAGCCCGAGCGAGCGGCCGAGGCGCCGCAGGTCGGCCTCGTCCTCGGGGACGAGGTGGGTGCGGCGCAGCCGGTAGAGCTGGATGCGGTGCTCCATGGTGCGCAGGAAGCGGTAGGCCGCGTCGAGTTGTTCGGCGTCGGTGCGGCCGACGTAGCCGCCCGCGGCGAGGGCGGCCAGCGCGTCGAGGGTGGTGCGGCTGCGCAGGGAGGTGTCGGAGCGGCCGTGCACGAGCTGGAGGAGCTGGACGGCGAACTCGACGTCCCGCAGTCCGCCGGGGGCGAGTTTGAGCTCGCGGTCGATCTCGGCGGCGGGGATGTTCTCGACCACCCGGCGGCGCATCTTCTGCACGTCGGCGACGAAGTTGTCGCGCTCGGCGGCCTCCCAGACCAGCGGCGCGAGGGCGTCGGTGTAGGCCGCGCCGAGCTCGGCGTCCCCGGCGACCGGGCGGGCCTTGAGCAGCGCCTGGAACTCCCAGGTCTTGGCCCACCGCTGGTAGTAGGCGAGGTGGCTGCTGAGCGTGCGGACGAGGGGCCCGTTGCGGCCCTCGGGGCGCAGATTGGCGTCGACGGGCCAGATGCTGCCCTCGATCGTGGTCTCGGAGCAGATCCGCATCAGGTGCGAGGCGAGCCGGGTGGCGGCCCGCAGCGCCCGGGCCTCGCCGTCGCCGTCGCCGCCGCCCGGGGACTCGGCGGGTTCCGCGACGAAGATGACGTCCACGTCGGAGACGTAGTTCAGCTCGTGGCCGCCGCACTTGCCCATCGCGATGACGGCGAGCCGGCAGAGCGCGGCGTCCTCGGGCGCGGCGGCCTCGGCGAGGGCGAGGGCGGCGCGCAGGGTGGCGGTGGCGAGGTCGGCGAGCTCGGCGGCGGTCTGGGCGAGGTCGGTGGTCCCGCACACGTCGCGCGCGGCGAGCGACAGCAGACAGCGGCGGTAGGCGACGCGCAGCGCGACCGGGTCGTCGGCGTCCGCGAGCCGGCGTTCGAACTCGGGAACGCCGGGGTGCAGGTCCCGTGCCTCGTAGGTGACCAGGGCCTGCCAGTCGGCGGGGTGCCGGGCGAGGTGGTCGGCGAGCGCGGTGGAGGCGCCGAGCACCCCGAGCAGCCGGTCGCGCAGCGGCTTGGCCGCTATCAGGGTGTCCAGCAGTTCATGCCGTGCCGTGTCGCCCGGCTGCGCCTCGAGGAGCCGGACGAGTCCGAGCAGCGCGAGGTCGGGGTCGGCGGTGGCACCGAGGGCCTCCAGGAGGACGGGGTCGGCGCGCACGGCGGCGAGTTCGGGGGCGTCGAGCAGCCGTTCGGAGGCGGACGGATCGGTGAATCCGTGCCGCAGCAGCCGTGTGAAGGTACTGCTCCTGCGCCCCGGCACCGTCATCCCAGCCTCCCGTCGCTCACCCGGCCGCCTCGCGGGCCGTACGGCACCGCCGAGGGCCAGGCCGTACGGCGGCCTGATCAGGCCCGTCCGGGGGCGAGCCTATCCGCACCGGCACGGGGCGGCCCCGTGTGACCCCCGTGGGCCCCGTCCGGCGGGGTCATCCGGCGGCCGGCACCGGAACCGGGCTCTCCGGGAGCCGCCAGGCCCCGCCCCGGTCCTCCTTGGCGTACCGGGCGACGAGGTCGGGGACGCGCAGGAAGGAGGCCAGCGCGGCGGCGGAGTGGAAGGCGCCGATGGCCGGCCGGCTCTCCGGCAGCCCGAGCCGCAGCAGGCGCGGCTTGACGGCGGCCTGGATCTCGTCGACGAAGGGCCGCAGCACGGTGTCGTAGTCCGCCAGCGCCCGGGGCAGGTCGCCGGGGTGCCGGTTGATCTCCCCGGCCAGGACGTACGCGCCGACGAGGCCGCCGGAGACGCCCATGCCGCTGTACGGGGAGGCGCAGTGGGCGGCGTCCCCGACCAGGGCGACGCGGCCGCGGGACCAGGTGTCGGTGCGCACTTGCAGGACTTCCTGGGAGTAGAAGCTCGCGGTCGTCGCCATGCCGTCGAGGAAGCGTTCCGTCTGCCAGCCGGCGTCGCGGAACCTGTCCGTCCAGAACCGCTTCTGCTTCTCGACGGGCTCCCGGTGCACGGCGGAGGCCGCCGCGGACTCCTCCCGCAGTACGAAGTAGACCTGCGTCTCGTCCGGGTGGTGGCTCCTGCGCATGATCATGCGGCCGCCGGGGGCGAGGTAGGTGTCGCGGACGTTGCCGTCCGTGGCGATGCGCGGCACGAACCAGTAGGCCATGTGCATCCCCACCCGCCGGTACGGGTCGGGGGCGCCGGGCGGGAGGAGGGCGCGCCGGATGCGGGAGCCCTGGCCGTCGGCGCCGACGAGGAGGTCGACGGTGCGGGAGGTGCCGTCGGAGAGGTGGGCGACGACCTCCGTGTCCCCCTGCTCGAAGCGCTCCACGCTCACGCCGAAGACGTACTCCACGTCGTCCTTCGTCGCCTCGTGCAGGATGCGCACCAGGTCGCCGCGCATGATCTCGTACTCGGAGGTCAGCGTCTGCCGTCCCCTGCCGGAGGTGTTGGCCATGATCGTGGCCCGCGTCCGGCCGCGCGCGTCCACGAAGGCGACGCCGCGCTCGTCGACGAGGCGGCCGCGGACGGCGTCGAGCAGCCCCATGCGCGCGATCGCCTCGATGCCCTGACCGCGCAGGTCGACCTGGGCGCCGGTGGCGCGCAGCGCCGGGAACCGTTCGACGACGCTCACCCGGTGTCCGCCCCGGGCGAGCCAGTGGGCGAGCGCCGGCCCGGCGATGCCGCCGCCGCAGACGAGGACGCGCAGAGAGGACTTCATCCCGGAACTCCGAATCTCTATCGGTGATAGGTGTCTTTCCAAAGTCCCCCTATCGCCGATAGATTGTCAAGGTGGCAAAGATGAACCGGGAGACCGTGATCGCCGAGGCGCTCGACCTGCTCGACGAGGTCGGCCTCGACGCCGTCAGCAC
The DNA window shown above is from Streptomyces sp. NBC_00670 and carries:
- a CDS encoding FAD-dependent monooxygenase, with translation MKSSLRVLVCGGGIAGPALAHWLARGGHRVSVVERFPALRATGAQVDLRGQGIEAIARMGLLDAVRGRLVDERGVAFVDARGRTRATIMANTSGRGRQTLTSEYEIMRGDLVRILHEATKDDVEYVFGVSVERFEQGDTEVVAHLSDGTSRTVDLLVGADGQGSRIRRALLPPGAPDPYRRVGMHMAYWFVPRIATDGNVRDTYLAPGGRMIMRRSHHPDETQVYFVLREESAAASAVHREPVEKQKRFWTDRFRDAGWQTERFLDGMATTASFYSQEVLQVRTDTWSRGRVALVGDAAHCASPYSGMGVSGGLVGAYVLAGEINRHPGDLPRALADYDTVLRPFVDEIQAAVKPRLLRLGLPESRPAIGAFHSAAALASFLRVPDLVARYAKEDRGGAWRLPESPVPVPAAG
- a CDS encoding bifunctional [glutamine synthetase] adenylyltransferase/[glutamine synthetase]-adenylyl-L-tyrosine phosphorylase, whose protein sequence is MTVPGRRSSTFTRLLRHGFTDPSASERLLDAPELAAVRADPVLLEALGATADPDLALLGLVRLLEAQPGDTARHELLDTLIAAKPLRDRLLGVLGASTALADHLARHPADWQALVTYEARDLHPGVPEFERRLADADDPVALRVAYRRCLLSLAARDVCGTTDLAQTAAELADLATATLRAALALAEAAAPEDAALCRLAVIAMGKCGGHELNYVSDVDVIFVAEPAESPGGGDGDGEARALRAATRLASHLMRICSETTIEGSIWPVDANLRPEGRNGPLVRTLSSHLAYYQRWAKTWEFQALLKARPVAGDAELGAAYTDALAPLVWEAAERDNFVADVQKMRRRVVENIPAAEIDRELKLAPGGLRDVEFAVQLLQLVHGRSDTSLRSRTTLDALAALAAGGYVGRTDAEQLDAAYRFLRTMEHRIQLYRLRRTHLVPEDEADLRRLGRSLGLRTDPVATLTREWKRHAGVVRRLHEKLFYRPLLDAVAQLAPGEARLSPGAARERLVALGYADPAAALRHLEALASGVTRKAAIQRTLLPVLLGWFADSADPDAGLLGFRKVSDALGKTPWYLRLLRDEGAAAENLARVLSAGRLAPDLLMRAPEAVALLGDGDGRRAGSGLAPRSRAQLEQEIVAAVGRADGAEQAVTAARGVRRRELFRTAAADIVGSYGTEETPVEADQGALVDLVGGAISDLTAATLAGTLRAVVRERWGDTLPTRFAVIGMGRFGGHELGYGSDADVLFVHEPREGVDETEAGRAANAVVTEMRRLLQLPSADPPLLVDADLRPEGKSGPLVRTLTSYAAYYRRWSLGWEAQALLRAEPVAGDAELGARFLELVDPLRYPRGGLGEDAVREIRRLKARMEAERLPRGADPTLHTKLGRGGLSDVEWTVQLMQLRHGYEVGELRTTRTRAALTAAREAGLLSAEDAATLDEAWVLATRVRNAVMLVRGRAGDTFPSDARELAAVGRYLGYGPGHVGDMLDDYRRTTRLARTVAERLFYDA